In Deltaproteobacteria bacterium, a single window of DNA contains:
- a CDS encoding 5,10-methylenetetrahydrofolate reductase has translation MKKTLKEAFEAGEFAITGECGPPKGTEIDQMLHHAEGMLGYVHGINVTDNQSSVMRIGSLPVCRLLKEMGHDPVFQITGRDRNRLAIQSDLLGAEVLGINNVLCLTGDGVQAGDHKDAKPVFDLESVQILRTVEALNGGKDLAGNEMKGSTSLFPGAVVTPESRPIEPQLMKFEKKIKAGAKFFQTQAVYDAENFKDFMKFARQYDVKIMAGLVLLTSAGMANYMNKFVPGVMVPRNLIDRMKEAGKEKAIDTGIDIMCEFINETKDLCDGVHIMAIGKEELVPEIVKRAGLA, from the coding sequence ATGAAAAAAACTTTGAAAGAGGCCTTTGAAGCAGGAGAATTTGCCATCACCGGAGAATGCGGGCCGCCCAAGGGGACGGAGATCGATCAGATGCTCCACCATGCCGAAGGGATGCTTGGATATGTCCATGGAATCAACGTGACCGATAACCAAAGTTCCGTCATGCGGATCGGTTCTCTTCCGGTCTGTCGGCTCTTGAAGGAGATGGGGCACGACCCGGTCTTCCAGATTACCGGCCGTGATCGTAACCGTCTGGCGATCCAGTCCGATCTTCTGGGCGCCGAGGTTCTCGGGATCAACAATGTCCTCTGTCTCACCGGAGACGGTGTCCAGGCGGGGGATCACAAGGATGCCAAGCCGGTCTTCGATCTCGAATCGGTCCAGATTCTCCGGACCGTGGAGGCCTTGAACGGCGGGAAGGACCTGGCGGGAAATGAAATGAAAGGATCGACTTCCCTTTTTCCCGGGGCCGTGGTCACGCCGGAATCGAGACCGATTGAGCCGCAATTGATGAAATTTGAAAAGAAGATCAAGGCGGGGGCGAAATTTTTCCAGACCCAGGCGGTCTATGATGCCGAAAATTTCAAGGACTTCATGAAATTTGCCCGGCAGTACGATGTGAAAATCATGGCCGGCCTGGTCCTTTTGACCTCGGCGGGGATGGCGAACTACATGAACAAGTTCGTGCCCGGCGTGATGGTCCCCCGGAACCTTATCGACCGGATGAAGGAGGCCGGTAAGGAGAAGGCGATCGACACCGGGATCGATATCATGTGTGAGTTCATCAACGAGACGAAGGATCTCTGCGACGGTGTCCATATCATGGCCATCGGGAAAGAGGAACTGGTGCCGGAAATTGTAAAGCGTGCAGGCCTGGCTTGA
- the panB gene encoding 3-methyl-2-oxobutanoate hydroxymethyltransferase, giving the protein MPGVTLTDLAKKKAEGKKITMLTAYDFPFAALVDQAEIDMILVGDSLGVVVQGKENTLPVTMDEMIYHTEMVARATSHSLVVGDMPFLSYQASREEAVFNAGRFLKEAGAQAVKLEGGAAVEKTIEAIAAAEIPVMAHIGLTPQSVHKMGGFKVQKEMDRLVKDAKVVEKAGAFAVVLECVPGGIAKQITREISIPTIGIGAGVDCDGQVLVLHDLLGLFDRFVPKFIKRYAVLGEEALKALRQYKEEVEQGVFPGEEHTFK; this is encoded by the coding sequence ATGCCCGGAGTTACCCTCACCGATCTGGCAAAGAAGAAAGCCGAAGGCAAAAAGATCACCATGCTGACGGCCTATGACTTCCCTTTTGCCGCCCTGGTCGATCAGGCGGAGATCGACATGATCCTCGTGGGGGACTCCCTCGGTGTCGTGGTGCAGGGGAAGGAGAACACCCTCCCCGTCACCATGGACGAGATGATCTACCATACGGAGATGGTGGCCCGGGCCACGTCCCACTCCCTGGTCGTGGGGGACATGCCGTTTCTTTCCTACCAGGCGAGCCGGGAGGAGGCGGTTTTCAACGCAGGGCGCTTTCTCAAAGAGGCAGGCGCCCAAGCGGTGAAACTCGAGGGGGGGGCGGCGGTCGAAAAAACAATCGAGGCGATTGCCGCAGCCGAAATTCCCGTCATGGCCCATATCGGCCTGACCCCCCAGTCGGTCCACAAAATGGGCGGTTTCAAAGTCCAGAAGGAGATGGACCGTCTGGTGAAAGATGCGAAGGTCGTGGAAAAGGCCGGGGCCTTTGCCGTGGTCCTCGAGTGTGTTCCCGGCGGGATTGCAAAGCAGATCACCCGGGAGATCTCGATTCCGACCATCGGGATCGGCGCCGGTGTTGATTGTGACGGTCAGGTCCTGGTGCTTCATGATCTGCTCGGTCTTTTTGACCGCTTCGTTCCGAAGTTCATCAAGCGGTATGCCGTCCTCGGCGAAGAAGCCCTGAAGGCCCTTCGGCAGTACAAGGAAGAGGTGGAGCAGGGAGTCTTCCCCGGAGAAGAGCATACCTTTAAATAG